Proteins encoded in a region of the Oncorhynchus clarkii lewisi isolate Uvic-CL-2024 chromosome 18, UVic_Ocla_1.0, whole genome shotgun sequence genome:
- the LOC139373247 gene encoding NGFI-A-binding protein 1-like, which translates to MAAALPRTLGELQLYRILQRANLLYYYEAFIQQGGDDVQQLCEAGEEEFLEIMALVGMASKPLHVRRLQKSLRDWVTNPTLFNQPLTSVPVCSIPVYKLPEGSPTPVGAERGGNSSARGETHVKVPKIMAATCLDPGKLDVARDRVSGGSPLQSGSEGRFWSGHSNDSEQSLSPSDRGSPSSPREGLEALDAAALQSVLECVDRMTPALAKSDPAEVKEQLKTNKKLAKMISHIFDMSDDDPRREEEVRKYSAIYGRFDSKRRDGKQLTLHELTVNEAAAQLCMRDVVLLTRRDELFGLARQISREVTYKYTYRTSKSRCGDRDEPSPKRIKTEENLFDIQEALQAIHMRQGILREQLACAKSKGEEIVGRNLQVQLDRLLARQMEILHDAAVQERLHALDWRIPAGALKYHSEAPGTNGTSVDKSTEHQDERPMNLRVASKSVAEGELPLGKQLANELKRYHNNHNTDEAKAPATENGSSHQAANRTDRKTIKSEPEDST; encoded by the exons ATGGCGGCGGCGTTGCCCAGAACTCTGGGGGAGCTGCAGCTCTACCGAATCCTCCAGAGGGCCAACCTGCTGTACTACTACGAGGCCTTCATCCAGCAGGGAGGAGATGACGTGCAGCAGCTCTGTGAGGCCGGGGAGGAGGAGTTCCTAGAGATTATGGCTCTGGTGGGCATGGCCAGCAAGCCCCTGCACGTCCGGAGGCTCCAGAAATCCCTGCGAGACTGGGTCACCAATCCAACGTTGTTTAATCAGCCCCTGACATCTGTACCGGTGTGTAGTATACCAGTCTATAAGTTACCCGAGGGGTCACCCACGCCGGTCGGTGCGGAGCGAGGGGGTAACAGCAGCGCCCGTGGCGAGACCCATGTCAAAGTGCCCAAAATCATGGCTGCGACATGTCTGGATCCAGGAAAGCTGGATGTGGCCAGGGACAGAGTGTCAGGGGGGTCTCCGCTGCAGAGCGGCAGCGAGGGGCGCTTCTGGTCGGGTCACAGCAACGACAGCGAACAGAGCCTCTCTCCGTCCGACCGGGGGTCTCCGTCGTCCCCCCGAGAGGGTCTAGAGGCACTTGACGCTGCAGCTTTGCAGTCTGTCCTGGAGTGTGTAGACCGGATGACCCCGGCCCTGGCCAAGAGCGACCCCGCGGAGGTCAAAGAGCAGCTGAAGACCAATAAGAAACTTGCCAAGATGATTAGCCACATCTTTGATATGAGTGATGATGAtccaaggagagaggaggaggtcaggAAGTATAGCGCCATCTACGGACGCTTCGACTCGAAGAGGAGGGACGGCAAACAACTGACGCTTCATGAG CTGACAGTGAACGAAGCAGCAGCCCAGCTGTGTATGAGAGACGTGGTGCTACTGACCCGTAGAGACGAGCTGTTTGGCCTGGCCAGGCAGATCTCCAGAGAGGTCACCTACAAATACACCTACAGGACCAGCAA GTCTCGCTGCGGCGACAGAGACGAGCCGTCTCCTAAAAGAATAAAAACAGAAGAGAACCTCTTTGACATCCAGGAGGCTCTGCAGGCCATCCACATGAGACAGGGCATACTGAGGGAACAGCTAGCCTGTGCCAAGTCCAAAGGAGAGGAGATAGTTGGGAGAAACCTTCAG GTGCAGCTGGACCGTCTGTTAGCCAGACAGATGGAGATTCTCCATGATGCCGCGGTACAGGAGAGGTTACACGCTCTGGACTGGAGGATACCTGCAGGGGCTTTGAAGTACCACAGCGAGGCTCCAGGCACCAACGGCACGTCGGTAGACAAAAGCACAGAGCACCAAG ACGAGCGACCAATGAACTTGCGGGTGGCAAGTAAGAGTGTGGCGGAGGGGGAGCTTCCCCTGGGGAAGCAGCTAGCCAATGAGCTCAAACGTTACCATAACAACCATAACACAGATGAGGCCAAAGCACCAGCAACAG AAAATGGATCCTCGCATCAAGCGGCCAACCGCACTGACAGGAAGACCATTAAATCAGAACCAGAGGATTCCACATAG